The Xanthobacter flavus genome includes a window with the following:
- a CDS encoding AAA family ATPase, producing the protein MKLIVERLVVESLVDAFPDQAHLLAQPRLSSRMELGLDALNPDELAHLHELVLRTGGTTIRGQEEQLANLVGVFRDDGRRFGPDELEDLAGAIALYFVKHCIRGWLFRMNPAGKPEPYLITRLDYTPPGEEEAGRLIVELKANNRGKTHVENLLIRSKDLRGLTIPGTLAAKGWLMEDEGLLASFDDQMVRYYEWRGRYGAQFSGRGTGLFAEDPTANRRDTDWARKSTVVLSSSGSEARLVNDEELLGERTLGTETSGFFLDKIVKKADKQNLFHMAVDEALRAAKDSIPKGAFTDMPVHPLILMFHLELHHHVWVHVDDIKPYEYHPELKQKLVLPPEQTDLIDILTAEMNTLMDDVVAGKSGGTTVLCAGPPGVGKTLTAEVYSEIIQRPLYRVHSGQLGLDVAHMEQALKDALTRAQRWGAVMLIDEADVYIKRRQDNLTMNAVVGVFLRVLEYFNGLLFLTTNRVDDIDEAIVSRCIALIKYHSPGPDDRRKIWRVMCDQFGLILSNELIDTLVEMFPETSGRDIKGLAKLVAKYCSQKGEPPTIDAFRRCAIFRALDVPPMA; encoded by the coding sequence ATGAAACTCATCGTCGAACGCCTGGTGGTCGAAAGCCTGGTGGACGCCTTCCCGGACCAGGCGCACCTGCTCGCCCAGCCGCGTCTTTCGAGCCGCATGGAGCTGGGCCTCGACGCGCTGAATCCCGACGAGCTGGCCCACCTGCACGAACTGGTGCTGCGGACGGGCGGCACCACCATTCGCGGGCAGGAGGAGCAGCTCGCCAATCTCGTGGGCGTGTTCCGCGACGATGGGCGGCGGTTCGGGCCGGACGAGTTGGAAGATCTTGCGGGCGCCATCGCGCTTTATTTCGTCAAGCACTGCATCCGGGGCTGGCTGTTCCGCATGAACCCGGCGGGCAAGCCCGAGCCCTATCTCATCACGCGCCTCGACTACACGCCCCCCGGCGAGGAGGAGGCCGGGCGGCTCATCGTGGAATTGAAGGCCAACAACCGCGGCAAGACCCATGTGGAGAACCTGCTGATCCGCTCCAAGGACCTGCGCGGCCTCACCATCCCCGGCACGCTCGCGGCCAAGGGCTGGCTGATGGAGGACGAGGGGCTGCTTGCCTCCTTCGACGACCAGATGGTGCGCTATTATGAGTGGCGCGGGCGCTATGGCGCGCAATTCTCCGGACGCGGCACGGGCCTATTCGCCGAGGACCCCACGGCCAACCGGCGCGACACCGACTGGGCGCGCAAATCCACCGTCGTGCTGTCCTCCTCCGGCAGCGAGGCGCGGCTGGTGAACGACGAGGAACTGCTCGGCGAGCGCACGCTGGGCACGGAGACGTCCGGCTTCTTCCTGGACAAGATCGTGAAGAAGGCGGACAAGCAGAACCTCTTCCACATGGCGGTGGACGAGGCCCTGCGCGCGGCGAAGGACAGCATCCCCAAGGGTGCCTTCACCGACATGCCCGTCCATCCGCTGATCCTGATGTTCCATCTGGAATTGCACCACCATGTGTGGGTGCATGTGGACGACATAAAACCTTACGAATACCACCCGGAACTCAAGCAGAAGCTGGTGCTGCCGCCGGAGCAGACCGACCTCATCGACATTCTCACCGCCGAGATGAACACGCTCATGGACGACGTGGTGGCGGGCAAATCCGGCGGCACCACCGTGCTCTGCGCCGGCCCGCCCGGCGTCGGCAAGACGCTCACCGCCGAGGTCTATTCCGAGATCATCCAGCGCCCGCTCTACCGCGTGCATTCCGGCCAGCTCGGCCTCGACGTGGCCCACATGGAGCAGGCCCTGAAGGATGCGTTGACGCGCGCCCAGCGCTGGGGCGCGGTGATGCTGATCGACGAGGCGGACGTCTACATCAAGCGCCGGCAGGATAACCTCACCATGAATGCGGTGGTGGGCGTGTTCCTGCGTGTGCTCGAATACTTCAACGGCCTCCTGTTCCTCACCACCAACCGGGTGGACGACATCGACGAGGCCATTGTCTCGCGCTGCATCGCCCTCATCAAATATCACTCCCCCGGCCCGGACGACCGGCGGAAGATCTGGCGCGTCATGTGCGACCAGTTCGGCCTCATCCTCTCCAACGAACTGATCGACACCCTGGTGGAGATGTTCCCGGAGACCTCCGGCCGCGACATCAAGGGCCTCGCCAAGCTGGTGGCGAAATACTGCTCGCAGAAGGGCGAGCCGCCCACCATCGATGCCTTCCGCCGCTGCGCCATCTTCCGCGCGCTGGACGTGCCGCCGATGGCCTGA
- a CDS encoding branched-chain amino acid ABC transporter permease, with amino-acid sequence MSGYLTGVLVVLAFNVIAAYAVYLPLAAGQLNLGIAGFMAIGAYASAFLTNEYMWPMWAAIPLGAGLAGLVGLLIGVPVLRTHGIYLAMATFALGQVISAVFLNLEVVGGAAGYPVTDYAGPYVVYAAAAGVVVLMLLISRTRFALCLTAVKSDATVADLLGVSVRGMKVAAFALGAAVAGFGGGLYAHHYNFVEAQHFNVLLSVFTVLYVLFGGTQTVWGPLVGAAFFTLVPELLRASDQWRYALFAVFIILFMAVRPQGLVTSSLFRLFRRKAEAA; translated from the coding sequence ATGAGCGGCTATCTGACGGGCGTCCTCGTCGTCCTCGCCTTCAATGTCATCGCCGCCTATGCGGTCTACCTGCCGCTCGCGGCGGGGCAATTGAACCTCGGCATCGCCGGCTTCATGGCCATCGGCGCCTATGCCTCGGCCTTCCTCACCAACGAATATATGTGGCCCATGTGGGCGGCGATCCCGCTCGGCGCGGGGCTGGCGGGGCTGGTGGGCCTGCTCATCGGCGTCCCGGTGCTGCGCACCCACGGCATCTATCTGGCCATGGCGACCTTCGCCCTCGGGCAGGTGATCTCCGCCGTCTTCCTCAATCTGGAAGTGGTGGGCGGCGCTGCGGGCTATCCCGTCACCGACTATGCCGGGCCTTACGTGGTCTATGCGGCGGCGGCGGGGGTGGTGGTGCTGATGCTGCTCATCTCCCGCACCCGCTTCGCGCTCTGCCTCACGGCGGTGAAGAGCGACGCGACGGTGGCGGACCTGCTGGGCGTCTCGGTGCGCGGCATGAAGGTGGCCGCCTTCGCGCTGGGGGCGGCGGTGGCCGGCTTCGGCGGCGGGCTCTACGCGCATCATTACAATTTCGTCGAGGCGCAGCATTTCAACGTGCTGCTCTCGGTCTTCACCGTGCTCTACGTGCTGTTCGGCGGCACGCAGACCGTGTGGGGGCCGCTGGTGGGCGCCGCCTTCTTCACCTTGGTGCCGGAGCTGCTGCGCGCCTCCGACCAGTGGCGCTACGCCCTCTTCGCCGTCTTCATCATCCTGTTCATGGCCGTGCGGCCGCAGGGGCTGGTGACGTCCTCCCTGTTCCGCCTGTTCCGGCGCAAGGCGGAGGCCGCGTGA
- a CDS encoding 4'-phosphopantetheinyl transferase family protein yields MPEASTPVDAARLAPGASLLAIARVTDALVNPDLHIVLPPDEDARIARHVKADDRAARRAAWSLARTLLGAALGRAPAEVRVARGTNGRPELAAPSDIDFNLTHSGDWVAVGLARGGAIGIDVEKARGLDLWTRLAPDFMHDDDRVRWSAAPETDRAASALRAWCGKEAVLKATGEGLAGDARGVRLPERGGLVVRAGRAFLTGSGALPAAAYAFAVEVEAPLLFRSAGAGWERIAG; encoded by the coding sequence GTGCCTGAGGCGTCAACCCCGGTGGACGCCGCGCGCCTCGCGCCGGGCGCGAGCCTCCTCGCCATCGCGCGCGTCACCGATGCGCTGGTCAATCCGGACCTCCACATCGTGCTGCCGCCCGACGAGGACGCGCGCATCGCCCGCCATGTGAAGGCCGACGACCGCGCCGCCCGCCGCGCCGCCTGGAGCCTCGCGCGCACCCTGCTCGGCGCCGCCCTCGGCCGCGCGCCGGCCGAGGTGCGCGTGGCGCGCGGGACGAACGGGCGGCCGGAACTGGCGGCGCCCTCCGACATCGACTTCAACCTGACCCATTCCGGCGACTGGGTGGCGGTAGGGCTCGCCCGTGGCGGCGCCATCGGGATCGACGTGGAAAAGGCGCGCGGGCTGGACCTGTGGACCCGCCTCGCCCCCGATTTCATGCATGACGACGACCGCGTCCGCTGGTCGGCCGCCCCCGAGACCGACCGCGCCGCTTCGGCCCTGCGCGCATGGTGCGGGAAGGAAGCGGTGCTGAAGGCGACGGGGGAAGGCCTCGCCGGCGACGCGCGCGGCGTGCGCCTGCCCGAGCGCGGCGGCCTCGTGGTGCGCGCCGGCCGCGCCTTCCTCACCGGCAGCGGCGCTTTGCCCGCCGCCGCCTACGCCTTCGCCGTGGAGGTGGAGGCCCCGCTGCTGTTCCGCTCCGCCGGAGCGGGGTGGGAGCGCATCGCCGGCTGA
- a CDS encoding ABC transporter ATP-binding protein translates to MALLEVSGLSVAYGRVAALSDVSLTVNEGEVVTVLGANGAGKSTLLKAILGAVPAKAGGIAFAETDITRLPPHRRMGAGLVLVPEGRRILITLTVEENLRLGAHMRRDTAAVEREMAAIYDRFPNLAERRHMAASCLSGGEQQMLAIGRAMMAKPRLMMLDEPSLGLSPLFVSKLFDLIRELNTEGLSVLLVEQNTGKALKAAHSATVLELGRVAMAGAPEVLAADPRLQDAYLGGGSAAQ, encoded by the coding sequence ATGGCGCTGCTCGAAGTCTCCGGCCTCTCCGTCGCCTATGGCCGCGTCGCGGCGCTCTCGGACGTGTCGCTCACCGTGAACGAGGGCGAGGTGGTCACCGTGCTCGGCGCCAACGGCGCGGGCAAGTCCACTTTGCTCAAAGCCATCCTCGGCGCCGTGCCGGCCAAGGCGGGCGGCATCGCCTTCGCGGAAACCGACATCACCCGCCTGCCGCCGCACCGGCGCATGGGCGCGGGGCTGGTGCTGGTGCCGGAAGGCCGGCGCATCCTCATCACCCTCACCGTCGAAGAGAACCTCAGGCTCGGCGCCCACATGCGGCGCGACACGGCGGCGGTGGAGCGGGAGATGGCGGCCATCTACGACCGCTTCCCCAACCTCGCCGAGCGCCGCCACATGGCCGCCTCCTGCCTCTCCGGCGGCGAGCAGCAGATGCTGGCCATCGGCCGCGCCATGATGGCGAAGCCCCGCCTGATGATGCTGGACGAGCCGTCGCTGGGCCTCTCGCCGCTGTTCGTCTCCAAGCTGTTCGATCTCATCCGCGAATTGAACACCGAGGGCCTCTCCGTGCTGCTCGTGGAGCAGAACACCGGCAAGGCGCTCAAGGCCGCCCATTCGGCCACCGTGCTCGAACTCGGCCGCGTCGCCATGGCCGGCGCGCCGGAGGTGCTCGCGGCCGATCCCCGTTTGCAGGACGCGTATCTGGGCGGCGGGTCGGCCGCCCAATGA
- a CDS encoding GntR family transcriptional regulator — translation MQLDARDMDHAMPEEPGPGRLEVRSLRDTAYEAIKQRIIMCAFRPGEALSEAQVAASLGLGRTPVRQAFDRLMRDGLVEVLPRKGIIVRPITQDEVRDMVEVRLLNESFCARLAAERADAGVIAALKENVRRGTAAAGDGDITELMALDREFHLTISGGARNPVLGEILRNLHERAQRVWFVSLRDVAHHRRVVDEHAAIVDTLAARDADAAEQATRAHILSFAENLNRQL, via the coding sequence ATGCAGCTCGACGCGCGCGACATGGATCACGCCATGCCGGAGGAGCCCGGGCCGGGCCGCCTCGAGGTCCGCTCCCTGCGCGACACCGCCTATGAGGCCATCAAGCAGCGCATCATCATGTGCGCCTTCCGTCCCGGCGAGGCGCTGAGCGAGGCGCAGGTGGCTGCCTCCCTCGGTCTCGGCCGCACGCCGGTGCGGCAGGCCTTCGACCGGCTGATGCGCGACGGCCTGGTGGAGGTGCTGCCGCGCAAGGGCATCATCGTGCGTCCCATCACGCAGGACGAGGTGCGCGACATGGTGGAGGTGCGCCTCCTCAACGAGAGCTTCTGCGCCCGCCTCGCCGCCGAGCGGGCGGATGCAGGCGTCATCGCCGCGCTGAAGGAGAACGTGCGGCGGGGCACCGCCGCCGCCGGGGACGGGGACATCACCGAGCTGATGGCCCTCGACCGCGAATTCCACCTCACCATTTCCGGCGGCGCGCGCAATCCGGTGCTGGGCGAGATATTGCGCAATCTGCACGAGCGGGCGCAGCGGGTGTGGTTCGTTTCGCTCCGCGATGTCGCCCACCACCGCCGCGTGGTGGATGAGCACGCCGCCATCGTCGACACGCTGGCCGCCCGCGACGCCGACGCCGCCGAGCAGGCCACCCGCGCCCACATCCTCTCCTTCGCCGAGAACCTCAACCGGCAGCTTTAG
- a CDS encoding methyltransferase domain-containing protein: protein MSRDTHALSLADRLAALWDHLGIEAAHVATQMPGSLAGFAAAHPGRIAGLLFHEPVGCEPAAFADVADRLTVLAGDGGTSSQIAAVIAAALPESRRRVLEGYAQPGWADHVRDRTGEVIAALKDLPGAASTRDRAPESGAHAGISYDIRGSGPALVLFPLFLAPTQWDAALPRLAAEFTVIRLGGAHLGGVALLEDRASSPSYRGMFTTLLDIIAPGPADQVLDMGTGSGALARIAARRAGHVTACDINPYMVREGADLAATAGLSDRITFREANAEHLPFADASFDHAYSVTVLEECDADRAIAELFRVVKPGGRVGVIVRAIDGRHVFSADLPDAIRTKVEVVPPMVSPGGVADASLYRRMRAAGLVDLVPGPAMPSFETGSSFWRFVVGRLEPRLSAGELEVFRAALAQAEAEGKLFVTFPHHGVVGTRPA from the coding sequence ATGTCGAGGGACACGCACGCTTTGAGCCTTGCCGACCGGCTGGCGGCCCTGTGGGATCATCTGGGGATCGAGGCCGCTCATGTGGCGACGCAGATGCCGGGCAGCCTCGCGGGCTTCGCCGCGGCCCATCCGGGGCGCATCGCCGGCCTCCTGTTCCACGAGCCGGTGGGCTGCGAGCCCGCGGCCTTCGCGGACGTGGCCGACCGCCTGACAGTGCTCGCCGGAGATGGCGGCACCTCGTCCCAGATCGCCGCCGTGATCGCGGCTGCCCTGCCCGAGAGCCGCCGGCGCGTGCTCGAAGGCTATGCGCAGCCCGGATGGGCGGATCATGTGCGCGACCGCACCGGCGAGGTGATCGCCGCCCTCAAGGACCTGCCGGGCGCGGCCAGCACGCGCGACCGCGCCCCCGAAAGCGGCGCCCATGCGGGCATCAGCTATGACATTCGCGGATCGGGGCCGGCGCTGGTGCTCTTCCCCCTCTTTCTCGCCCCCACCCAGTGGGACGCGGCGCTGCCCCGCCTCGCGGCGGAGTTCACCGTGATCCGCCTGGGCGGCGCGCACCTCGGCGGCGTCGCCCTGCTGGAGGACCGCGCGTCGAGCCCCAGCTATCGCGGCATGTTCACGACGCTCCTCGACATCATCGCTCCCGGCCCGGCGGATCAGGTGCTTGACATGGGCACCGGCTCCGGCGCGCTGGCGCGGATCGCGGCCCGGCGGGCAGGCCACGTCACGGCCTGCGACATCAACCCCTACATGGTGCGGGAGGGCGCGGACCTCGCCGCCACCGCCGGACTGTCCGATCGCATCACCTTTCGCGAGGCGAATGCCGAGCACCTGCCGTTCGCCGACGCCAGTTTCGACCATGCCTACAGCGTGACGGTGCTGGAAGAGTGCGACGCCGACCGCGCCATCGCCGAGCTTTTCCGGGTGGTGAAGCCCGGCGGACGGGTGGGCGTCATCGTCCGCGCCATCGACGGCCGGCACGTCTTCAGTGCCGATCTGCCGGACGCGATCCGGACCAAGGTGGAGGTCGTGCCGCCCATGGTCTCGCCCGGCGGCGTCGCCGATGCGAGCCTCTACCGGCGGATGCGGGCGGCGGGGCTTGTCGATCTCGTGCCCGGTCCGGCCATGCCGTCCTTCGAGACCGGCAGCAGCTTCTGGCGCTTCGTGGTCGGCCGGCTGGAGCCGCGCCTCTCGGCCGGGGAGCTTGAGGTCTTCCGGGCCGCCCTCGCGCAGGCCGAGGCCGAGGGCAAGCTGTTCGTCACCTTCCCCCACCACGGGGTGGTGGGCACGAGGCCGGCCTAA
- a CDS encoding ABC transporter substrate-binding protein, translated as MKKSVLFGAGLLAALVASGAARAEGELVLGYMMAKSGPYVSLANTNEVAVDMAVEEINAKGGINGKKIKVVKFDTAGDPKQATTALRSFAQDANALAVIGPFSSSEVRTTFPVGEREGIAQMSMASSAPGLTKGFTYGFRNTTDEGKVIDQVLASIKDKKLPMASGAAAYATDDVVSKSIGTVVVPKMFEKYAIPSKGSVDFQLAAFDLSPQVAQLKQMAPDIVGLGSPPEGAVNLAKELKRQGVSTRIVGGTTIADPELPKRMDGAGDNLTIGTTFFPEVNATTKAFTAEFGKRTKAAGMTRTDPNQMDASVYDIVYLYSEAMKRAGVTGDKAKLAEERAAIRDQLAKLKDYQALEGAISFTDGDAVKPVYILEVKGGKWTLLDTRTPN; from the coding sequence ATGAAGAAGAGCGTGCTGTTCGGCGCCGGCCTCCTGGCGGCGCTGGTCGCCTCCGGTGCCGCGCGGGCCGAGGGCGAACTGGTCCTCGGCTACATGATGGCCAAGAGCGGCCCCTATGTGAGCCTCGCCAACACCAATGAGGTGGCCGTCGACATGGCGGTGGAGGAGATCAACGCCAAGGGCGGAATCAACGGCAAGAAGATCAAGGTGGTGAAGTTCGACACCGCCGGCGATCCCAAGCAGGCGACCACCGCGCTGCGCTCCTTCGCGCAGGATGCCAATGCGCTCGCCGTCATCGGCCCGTTCTCGTCCTCGGAAGTGCGCACCACCTTCCCGGTGGGCGAGCGCGAGGGCATCGCCCAGATGTCCATGGCCTCCTCGGCCCCCGGCCTCACCAAGGGCTTCACCTACGGCTTCCGCAACACCACGGACGAGGGCAAGGTCATCGACCAGGTGCTCGCCTCCATCAAGGACAAGAAGCTGCCCATGGCTTCGGGCGCGGCGGCCTATGCCACCGACGACGTGGTGTCCAAGTCCATCGGCACCGTGGTGGTGCCCAAGATGTTCGAGAAGTACGCCATCCCCTCCAAGGGCTCGGTGGACTTCCAGCTCGCCGCCTTCGACCTGTCGCCCCAGGTGGCGCAGCTGAAGCAGATGGCGCCGGATATCGTCGGCCTCGGCTCGCCGCCCGAGGGCGCGGTGAACCTCGCCAAGGAGCTGAAGCGCCAGGGCGTCTCCACCCGCATCGTCGGCGGCACCACCATCGCCGATCCCGAGCTGCCCAAGCGCATGGACGGTGCAGGCGACAACCTCACCATCGGCACCACCTTCTTCCCCGAGGTGAACGCGACCACCAAGGCCTTCACCGCCGAGTTCGGCAAGCGCACCAAGGCGGCGGGCATGACCCGCACCGATCCGAACCAGATGGACGCCTCGGTCTACGACATCGTCTATCTCTATTCCGAGGCGATGAAGCGCGCGGGCGTCACCGGCGACAAGGCGAAGCTCGCCGAGGAGCGCGCCGCCATCCGCGACCAGCTCGCCAAGCTGAAGGACTACCAGGCGCTCGAGGGCGCCATCTCCTTCACCGACGGCGACGCCGTGAAGCCGGTCTACATCCTCGAGGTGAAGGGCGGAAAGTGGACCCTGCTCGACACGCGCACGCCGAACTGA
- a CDS encoding DUF2848 domain-containing protein — protein MGTKITFTLHAGGESRTETIDIRHAVIAGWTGRDKVALEKHIVELEELGVARPASTPIYYRVAAARFTTAGEIESTGPESSGEVEFMILQAGGRRWLGVGSDHTDRKVETYGITVSKQMCDKPIAADLWALDEVLPHWDSLLIRSHAVIDGARVVYQQGSVAAMLPPQEIIAGYEPGFGDGTAMFCGTLAAIGGIRPAERFEFEIEDPVLGRIIRHGYDVTVLPVAG, from the coding sequence ATGGGCACGAAGATCACCTTCACCCTCCACGCCGGCGGCGAGAGCCGCACGGAGACGATCGACATCCGCCATGCGGTGATCGCGGGCTGGACCGGCCGCGACAAGGTCGCGCTGGAGAAGCACATCGTGGAGCTGGAGGAGCTGGGCGTCGCCCGCCCGGCCTCGACACCCATCTACTACCGCGTCGCCGCCGCCCGGTTCACCACGGCGGGGGAGATCGAATCCACCGGCCCCGAGTCGTCCGGCGAGGTGGAGTTCATGATCCTTCAGGCGGGCGGGCGCCGCTGGCTCGGCGTCGGCTCCGATCATACCGACCGCAAGGTCGAGACCTACGGCATCACCGTGTCCAAGCAGATGTGCGACAAGCCCATCGCCGCCGACCTCTGGGCGCTGGACGAGGTGCTGCCGCACTGGGACAGCCTGCTGATCCGCTCCCATGCCGTCATCGACGGGGCGCGCGTGGTCTACCAGCAGGGTTCGGTTGCGGCGATGCTGCCGCCGCAGGAGATCATCGCCGGCTATGAGCCGGGCTTTGGCGACGGCACCGCCATGTTCTGCGGCACGCTCGCGGCCATCGGCGGCATCCGCCCGGCCGAGCGGTTCGAGTTCGAGATCGAGGACCCGGTGCTGGGCCGGATCATCCGTCATGGGTATGATGTGACCGTCCTGCCCGTCGCCGGCTGA
- a CDS encoding ABC transporter ATP-binding protein, which yields MSAATSAALAISGLSKSFAGVRAIRDLSFTVPKGVTTALIGPNGAGKTTVFNLVSGVYGVDAGRIEVNGQDVTHMPSRKRISTGVARSFQNIRLMPHLSVLENLLVGQHVRASSLGALLTPYRLFPNHRWKREARAALEESGLGRWGDEMVSALPYGVRKRIDLVRATLAGASLLMLDEPAAGLNPSETNALRDHLRALMAKGVTLLVVEHDMHFVDSICENVVVLNFGEKIAEGPLSRVRQEKLVREAYIGTDEEA from the coding sequence ATGAGTGCCGCAACCTCCGCTGCCCTTGCCATCTCCGGCCTGTCGAAGTCCTTCGCCGGCGTGCGCGCCATTCGCGATCTCTCCTTCACCGTGCCGAAGGGCGTCACCACCGCGCTCATCGGGCCGAACGGGGCGGGCAAGACCACGGTGTTCAACCTCGTCAGCGGCGTCTATGGCGTCGATGCCGGGCGCATCGAGGTGAACGGGCAGGACGTGACGCACATGCCGTCGCGCAAGCGCATCTCCACCGGCGTCGCCCGCTCGTTCCAGAACATCCGGCTGATGCCGCACCTCTCGGTGCTGGAAAACCTGCTGGTGGGCCAGCACGTGCGCGCCTCTTCCCTCGGCGCGCTGCTCACCCCCTACCGCCTCTTTCCCAACCACCGCTGGAAGCGCGAGGCGCGCGCGGCGCTGGAGGAGAGCGGCCTCGGCCGCTGGGGCGACGAGATGGTTAGCGCGCTGCCCTATGGCGTGCGCAAGCGCATCGACCTCGTGCGCGCGACGCTGGCCGGCGCGAGCCTTCTGATGCTCGACGAGCCCGCCGCCGGTCTCAATCCCAGCGAGACGAATGCGCTGCGCGATCATCTCAGGGCGCTGATGGCGAAGGGCGTCACCCTCCTCGTGGTGGAGCACGACATGCACTTCGTGGATTCGATCTGCGAGAACGTGGTGGTGCTGAATTTCGGCGAGAAGATCGCCGAGGGTCCGCTCTCCCGCGTGCGGCAGGAGAAGCTGGTGCGCGAGGCCTATATCGGCACGGACGAGGAGGCCTGA
- a CDS encoding branched-chain amino acid ABC transporter permease translates to MLAQQIVNGLMLGAIYMLVAVAFTLAIGVLNFLNFSLPGLFMVGGMLAFGLMKAGWPFLIAAAGALAAAAFVSLLVERFAYRPMQGGDPEVPLVSSLGFLVLLENLMLIQYGSDQQAFPALLPDLNIRLGGLVIGIAQLISLALSLGLVTFLSWYLSSTAGGRRIRTVAENRETALLMGIDISRLVPQLFIASALLAALAGILFAVNYQQVSPFMGEGVGFKGVAAMIVGGMGSIWGAVLGGLVIGLAEVLSISFIGADVVNISVYGLLLLILIVRPQGLMGRAASREKL, encoded by the coding sequence ATGCTCGCGCAGCAGATCGTCAACGGCCTCATGCTTGGGGCCATCTACATGCTGGTGGCGGTGGCCTTCACCCTCGCCATCGGCGTGCTGAACTTCCTCAATTTCTCGCTCCCCGGCCTGTTCATGGTGGGCGGCATGCTCGCCTTCGGGCTGATGAAGGCGGGCTGGCCCTTCCTCATCGCCGCGGCGGGCGCACTGGCGGCGGCGGCGTTCGTGTCGCTCCTGGTGGAGCGCTTCGCCTACCGGCCCATGCAGGGCGGCGATCCGGAGGTGCCGCTGGTCTCCTCCCTCGGCTTTCTGGTGCTGCTCGAAAACCTGATGCTGATCCAGTACGGCTCGGACCAGCAGGCGTTCCCGGCCCTGCTCCCCGATCTCAACATCCGCCTCGGCGGCCTCGTCATCGGCATCGCGCAGCTGATTTCGCTGGCGCTCTCCCTCGGCCTCGTGACGTTCCTGTCCTGGTATCTCTCCTCCACCGCCGGCGGCCGGCGCATCCGCACCGTGGCGGAGAACAGGGAGACGGCGCTGCTCATGGGCATCGACATCTCCCGCCTCGTGCCGCAGCTCTTCATTGCCTCGGCGCTGCTGGCGGCGCTGGCCGGCATCCTGTTCGCGGTGAACTACCAGCAGGTGTCGCCCTTCATGGGCGAGGGCGTCGGCTTCAAGGGCGTCGCGGCCATGATCGTCGGCGGCATGGGCTCCATCTGGGGCGCGGTGCTGGGCGGGCTGGTCATCGGCCTCGCGGAGGTGTTGTCCATCTCCTTCATCGGCGCGGACGTGGTGAACATCTCCGTCTACGGCCTGCTCCTCCTCATCCTCATCGTGCGTCCGCAGGGCCTCATGGGCCGCGCCGCCAGCCGGGAGAAGCTCTGA
- a CDS encoding thioesterase II family protein, with the protein MRLVCLPHAGGSAVLYRTWKAALLGLATVDSPELPGRGSRHGAPLPTSLPALAEDIAAPLAHRPVPVVLYGHSMGALLAFETARALARHGVTVAGLVLSGRAAPHLPFPRLDRHLMSDAALIEELKRIGGTPDALFRRPEILAMTLPALKADFRMVDTYAFTPGPALACPAVILGGADDPATPEPSLHAWRELIAGPVAVDIWPGGHFFVREDEERLLTLLKRTLPVWRAARA; encoded by the coding sequence GTGCGCCTCGTCTGCCTGCCCCATGCCGGCGGCTCCGCCGTGCTCTACCGCACCTGGAAGGCCGCGCTCCTGGGCCTCGCCACCGTGGACAGCCCCGAGCTTCCCGGTCGCGGCAGCCGCCACGGCGCGCCTTTGCCGACGAGCCTTCCGGCGCTGGCCGAGGACATCGCCGCGCCCCTCGCCCACCGTCCGGTGCCGGTGGTGCTCTACGGCCATTCCATGGGCGCGCTGCTCGCCTTCGAGACGGCGCGGGCGCTCGCCCGCCACGGCGTTACCGTCGCCGGCCTCGTGCTCTCCGGCCGGGCGGCGCCGCACCTGCCGTTTCCCCGGCTCGACCGCCATCTGATGAGCGATGCCGCGCTGATCGAGGAGCTGAAGCGCATCGGCGGCACGCCCGACGCGCTGTTCCGCCGTCCCGAAATCCTCGCCATGACGCTGCCGGCGCTGAAGGCCGATTTCCGCATGGTGGACACCTACGCCTTCACCCCCGGCCCGGCGCTGGCCTGCCCGGCGGTGATCCTCGGCGGCGCCGACGATCCCGCCACGCCGGAGCCGAGCCTGCATGCCTGGCGCGAGCTGATCGCAGGCCCGGTTGCGGTGGACATCTGGCCCGGCGGCCATTTCTTCGTGCGCGAGGACGAGGAGCGCCTCCTCACGCTGCTCAAGCGCACCCTCCCCGTCTGGCGCGCCGCCCGTGCCTGA
- a CDS encoding TOBE domain-containing protein, with product MKVSARNAFTGTITDIKVGATTAHVVIDVNGLRVTASITNEAVQDLGLKVGGEATAIVKSSDVIVAVI from the coding sequence ATGAAGGTTTCGGCACGCAATGCCTTCACCGGCACCATTACCGACATCAAGGTCGGCGCGACCACCGCGCATGTGGTGATCGACGTGAACGGCCTCAGGGTCACCGCCTCCATCACCAACGAGGCCGTCCAGGATCTGGGCCTGAAGGTTGGCGGAGAGGCGACGGCCATCGTCAAGTCGTCGGACGTCATCGTTGCGGTCATCTGA